One region of Labrus mixtus chromosome 1, fLabMix1.1, whole genome shotgun sequence genomic DNA includes:
- the LOC132974922 gene encoding protein mono-ADP-ribosyltransferase PARP6 isoform X1, which produces MAFTQCGGPQDIKGQCWTDEESDGENESEQFLYGIQCCLLQGSCAADLYRHPQLDADIEAVKDIYTDSAVSVREYGTIDDVDIDLHINIGFLDEEVATAWKVIRTEPIILRLRFSLSQYLDGPEPSVEVFQPSNKEGFSLGLQLKKILSSFTSQQWKHLSNEFLKAQQEKRHSWFKAGGTIKKFRAGLSIFSPIPKSPSFPLIQDTVLKGKLSVPELRVTRLMNRSISCTMKNPKGELFSYPPNSQTVAVPAARAPAQITTRQLIELFFSSQAGGHCKNIPTLEYGFLVQIMKYSEQRIPTLNEYCVVCDEQHVFQNGSMLKPAVCTRELCVFSFYTLGVMSGAAEEVATGAEVVDLLVAMCRAALESPRKSIIFEPYPSVVDPNDPKTLAFNPKKKNYERLQKALDSVMSIREMTQGSYLEIKKQMDKLDPLAHPLLQWIISSNRSHIVKLPLSRQLKFMHTSHQFLLLSSPPAKEARFRTAKKLYGSTFAFHGSHIENWHSVLRNGLVNASYTKLQLHGAAYGKGIYLSPISSISFGYSGMGKGQHRMPTKDELVQRYNRMNTIPQSRPIQSRFLQSRNLNCIALCEVITSKDLQKHGNIWVCPVSDHVCTRFFFVYEDGQVGDANINTQEPKVQKEIMRVIGTQIYSS; this is translated from the exons ATGGCCTTTACTCAATGTGGCGGCCCACAGGACATCAAAGGCCAGTGTTGGACAGACGAGGAGTCGGATGGGGAAAACGAATCGGAACAGTTCTTGTACGGCATTCAG TGTTGCTTGTTACAGGGGAGCTGTGCTGCTGATCTGTACCGCCACCCTCAACTGGATGCAGATATTGAGGCAGTAAAAGACATCTACACTGACAGTGCTGTCTCTGTTag GGAGTATGGAACCATTGATGATGTGGACATCGATCTTCATATTAACATCGGTTTCTTAGAC GAGGAGGTTGCAACAGCTTGGAAAGTTATCAGAACAGAGCCCATTATTCTGAGACTGCgcttttctctttctcagtACCTCGATGGACCTG AGCCGTCAGTAGAAGTGTTCCAGCCCTCTAATAAAGAAGGCTTCAGCCTTGGCCTGCAGCTCAAAAA GATCCTGAGCTCGTTCACCTCACAGCAGTGGAAGCACCTCAGTAATGAGTTCCTCAAGGCCCAGCAGGAGAAGAGGCACAGCTGGTTCAAAGCCGGAGGAACCATCAAGAAGTTCCGTGCCGGGCTCAGCATCTTCTCCCCCATACCCAA gtcTCCAAGTTTTCCTCTGATCCAAGATACAGTGTTAAAGGGGAAGCTTAGTGTCCCGGAGCTGAGAGTGACCCGCCTGATGAACCGCTCTATCTCGTGTACCATGAAGAACCCGAAAGGGGAGCTCTTCAGCTATCCACCCAACAGCCAG ACTGTGGCTGTCCCGGCGGCCAGGGCCCCAGCGCAGATTACCACGAGGCAGCTGATTGAATTGTTTTTCTCATCCCAGGCGGGCGGCCACTGCAAGAACATCCCTACCTTGGAGTACGGCTTCTTAGTGCAG ATAATGAAGTACTCAGAGCAGAGGATTCCAACGCTCAACGAGTACTGCGTGGTGTGCGATGAGCAGCACGTCTTTCAGAACGGATCCATGCTGAAG CCCGCTGTGTGCACCAgggagctctgtgtgttttccttctacaCTCTTGGTGTGATGtctggagctgcagaggaggtGGCCACTGGAGCAGAG GTGGTGGACCTACTTGTGGCTATGTGTCGAGCTGCTCTCGAGTCTCCCCGTAAGAGCATCATCTTTGAGCCCTACCCTTCAGTCGTTGACCCCAACGACCCCAAGACTCTGGCCTTCAACCCAAAG aagaagaattatGAAAGACTGCAGAAAGCATTGGACAGCGTCATGTCCATTCGGGAAATGACCCAG GGCTCATATCTAGAGATCAAGAAACAGATGGACAAACTTGACCCGTTGGCCCATCCACTGCTGCAGTG gattaTTTCCAGTAACAGATCTCATATCGTCAAGCTGCCTCTGAGTAGG CAACTGAAATTCATGCACACCTCCCACCAGTTCCTGCTGCTCAGCAGCCCCCCTGCCAAGGAGGCTCGTTTTCGCACTGCCAAGAAGCTCTACGGCAGCACCTTCGCCTTCCA TGGTTCCCATATAGAGAACTGGCACTCTGTTCTGAGAAATGGACTAGTCAATGCCTCTTATACCAAACTGCAG CTGCATGGGGCAGCGTATGGAAAGGGCATCTATCTGAGCCCCATCTCCAGCATATCTTTTGGATACTCAG GAATGGGGAAAGGACAGCACCGTATGCCCACCAAAGATGAACTGGTGCAGCGCTACAACCGCATGAATACCATACCACAG AGCCGCCCAATACAGTCAAGGTTTCTCCAAAGTAGGAATCTGAACTGCATCGCTCTGTGTGAAg tgATCACATCGAAGGATCTGCAGAAACACGGCAACATTTGGGTGTGTCCAGTTTCCGACCACGTCTGTACTCGCTTCTTTTTTGT GTATGAAGACGGCCAAGTAGGAGATGCCAACATCAACACCCAGGAGCCTAAGGTGCAGAAGGAGATCATGCGTGTGATTGGGACCCAGATCTACTCCAGCTAA
- the LOC132974922 gene encoding protein mono-ADP-ribosyltransferase PARP6 isoform X2 yields MAFTQCGGPQDIKGQCWTDEESDGENESEQFLYGIQGSCAADLYRHPQLDADIEAVKDIYTDSAVSVREYGTIDDVDIDLHINIGFLDEEVATAWKVIRTEPIILRLRFSLSQYLDGPEPSVEVFQPSNKEGFSLGLQLKKILSSFTSQQWKHLSNEFLKAQQEKRHSWFKAGGTIKKFRAGLSIFSPIPKSPSFPLIQDTVLKGKLSVPELRVTRLMNRSISCTMKNPKGELFSYPPNSQTVAVPAARAPAQITTRQLIELFFSSQAGGHCKNIPTLEYGFLVQIMKYSEQRIPTLNEYCVVCDEQHVFQNGSMLKPAVCTRELCVFSFYTLGVMSGAAEEVATGAEVVDLLVAMCRAALESPRKSIIFEPYPSVVDPNDPKTLAFNPKKKNYERLQKALDSVMSIREMTQGSYLEIKKQMDKLDPLAHPLLQWIISSNRSHIVKLPLSRQLKFMHTSHQFLLLSSPPAKEARFRTAKKLYGSTFAFHGSHIENWHSVLRNGLVNASYTKLQLHGAAYGKGIYLSPISSISFGYSGMGKGQHRMPTKDELVQRYNRMNTIPQSRPIQSRFLQSRNLNCIALCEVITSKDLQKHGNIWVCPVSDHVCTRFFFVYEDGQVGDANINTQEPKVQKEIMRVIGTQIYSS; encoded by the exons ATGGCCTTTACTCAATGTGGCGGCCCACAGGACATCAAAGGCCAGTGTTGGACAGACGAGGAGTCGGATGGGGAAAACGAATCGGAACAGTTCTTGTACGGCATTCAG GGGAGCTGTGCTGCTGATCTGTACCGCCACCCTCAACTGGATGCAGATATTGAGGCAGTAAAAGACATCTACACTGACAGTGCTGTCTCTGTTag GGAGTATGGAACCATTGATGATGTGGACATCGATCTTCATATTAACATCGGTTTCTTAGAC GAGGAGGTTGCAACAGCTTGGAAAGTTATCAGAACAGAGCCCATTATTCTGAGACTGCgcttttctctttctcagtACCTCGATGGACCTG AGCCGTCAGTAGAAGTGTTCCAGCCCTCTAATAAAGAAGGCTTCAGCCTTGGCCTGCAGCTCAAAAA GATCCTGAGCTCGTTCACCTCACAGCAGTGGAAGCACCTCAGTAATGAGTTCCTCAAGGCCCAGCAGGAGAAGAGGCACAGCTGGTTCAAAGCCGGAGGAACCATCAAGAAGTTCCGTGCCGGGCTCAGCATCTTCTCCCCCATACCCAA gtcTCCAAGTTTTCCTCTGATCCAAGATACAGTGTTAAAGGGGAAGCTTAGTGTCCCGGAGCTGAGAGTGACCCGCCTGATGAACCGCTCTATCTCGTGTACCATGAAGAACCCGAAAGGGGAGCTCTTCAGCTATCCACCCAACAGCCAG ACTGTGGCTGTCCCGGCGGCCAGGGCCCCAGCGCAGATTACCACGAGGCAGCTGATTGAATTGTTTTTCTCATCCCAGGCGGGCGGCCACTGCAAGAACATCCCTACCTTGGAGTACGGCTTCTTAGTGCAG ATAATGAAGTACTCAGAGCAGAGGATTCCAACGCTCAACGAGTACTGCGTGGTGTGCGATGAGCAGCACGTCTTTCAGAACGGATCCATGCTGAAG CCCGCTGTGTGCACCAgggagctctgtgtgttttccttctacaCTCTTGGTGTGATGtctggagctgcagaggaggtGGCCACTGGAGCAGAG GTGGTGGACCTACTTGTGGCTATGTGTCGAGCTGCTCTCGAGTCTCCCCGTAAGAGCATCATCTTTGAGCCCTACCCTTCAGTCGTTGACCCCAACGACCCCAAGACTCTGGCCTTCAACCCAAAG aagaagaattatGAAAGACTGCAGAAAGCATTGGACAGCGTCATGTCCATTCGGGAAATGACCCAG GGCTCATATCTAGAGATCAAGAAACAGATGGACAAACTTGACCCGTTGGCCCATCCACTGCTGCAGTG gattaTTTCCAGTAACAGATCTCATATCGTCAAGCTGCCTCTGAGTAGG CAACTGAAATTCATGCACACCTCCCACCAGTTCCTGCTGCTCAGCAGCCCCCCTGCCAAGGAGGCTCGTTTTCGCACTGCCAAGAAGCTCTACGGCAGCACCTTCGCCTTCCA TGGTTCCCATATAGAGAACTGGCACTCTGTTCTGAGAAATGGACTAGTCAATGCCTCTTATACCAAACTGCAG CTGCATGGGGCAGCGTATGGAAAGGGCATCTATCTGAGCCCCATCTCCAGCATATCTTTTGGATACTCAG GAATGGGGAAAGGACAGCACCGTATGCCCACCAAAGATGAACTGGTGCAGCGCTACAACCGCATGAATACCATACCACAG AGCCGCCCAATACAGTCAAGGTTTCTCCAAAGTAGGAATCTGAACTGCATCGCTCTGTGTGAAg tgATCACATCGAAGGATCTGCAGAAACACGGCAACATTTGGGTGTGTCCAGTTTCCGACCACGTCTGTACTCGCTTCTTTTTTGT GTATGAAGACGGCCAAGTAGGAGATGCCAACATCAACACCCAGGAGCCTAAGGTGCAGAAGGAGATCATGCGTGTGATTGGGACCCAGATCTACTCCAGCTAA